aggaggtcctcaccttcgaggtggttgggttcaaggggacctaccacaccatcctaggggcacccgtgctacgccaaattcatggtgatccccaactacacctacctcaagctcaagatgcctggcCCCAACAgcgtcatcactatcgagtccacatacgagcatgcatacgactacgatgtCGAGGCTCTCGTAAAGGCCAaaaccctcatcgtcaacctcgaccaactTGGCAGTGAGGCgcccgactccaagcgtcgtgccgggactttcgagcccacagAGGCCGTCAAGCTGGTCTTGGTCGACCCCATCGGTTCCGACAACCGggtgctgaggatcagcgccaccctcgacagcaaataggaagtcgtgctcgttgactttctccacgcgaatgccgatgtattcccgtggagtccctcggacatgccgggcataccaagggaggttgccgagcatgccttggacatctgggcTGGCTCCAGATCAGTGAGGCAGCGCCTGCGGTgattcgacgaggagaagcgcagggccatcggcgaggaggtgcagaagcttttggcggccggattcatcaaggaagtgtcccacccagagtggttagctaatcctgtattagttaagaagaaaaatgggaagtggaggatgtgtgtagactacaccggtctaaataaagcatgTCTAAAGGTTccattcccattacctcaaattgaccaaatcatcgactccacAGCGGGATGCGAAACcatatctttccttgatgcgtattctggttaccatcaaatcaagatgaaagaatctgatcagcccacgacttctttcatcacaccattcggcatgtactactatgtgactatgccattcgacCTTAGGaacgtaggggccacataccagcggtgcatgacccaggtctttggcgaccacatcgGGCGAACTGTCGatgcctacgtggacgacatcatggtcaagtccagaaaggccagtgatctcgtcgatgacctggagatagccttcaaatgcctcagagagaagggcatcaagctcaaccccgagaagtgtgtcttcggggtcccccaaggcatgctcttgggattcatagtcttagagcgcggcatcaaggccaacctagaggtctcggccgtgaccaacatgggaccaattcgAGACCTCAAAGGAGTGCatagggttatgggatgccttacggccctgagccgcttcatcttgcaccttggcgaaaaaggcttgcctctgtaccgcctcttgagaaaatctgaaagcttttcttggacccccaaggccgaagaagccctcaccaagctcaaggcactgctcaccaaccctcccgtcctggtaccaccAACCAAGGGTGAGGCTCTCTTACTCTATGttgccgcaacaacccaagtggtcagcacggCCGTAGTAGTtgagaggtaggaagaggggcatgctctacccatccaacgacctgtttacttcatcagcgaggtgctctccaagactaagacacgctacccccacatccaaaagctgGTCTATGCCATAGTcctggctcgacgcaagctgcgtcaatacttcgagtcccacccggtgaccgtggtgtcgtctttccctctaggagagataatccaaaaccgggaggccctgggtagaatagccaagtgggctgtcgaactcatgggggaagccctgtcttttgcacctcggaaagcaattaaatcccagatcttggctgattttgtggctgagtggaccgacacccaactaccacctgctcaaatccaggcggaatgctggaccatgtactttgacgggtccctgatgaagaccggggcaggcgcgggtctgctcttcatcttgccctcggagtgcacatgcgctacatgatccggctccaCTTCGCTACCTCCAACaatgcagccgagtacgaagccctcgtcaatggcttgcagatcgccatcgaacttggagtacggcatctcgacgtacggggcgattggcagctcgtcgtcgatcaagtgatgaaggagtcaaactgccatgaccccaaaatggaggcgtattgcaagttggtacgtcacctagaagacaagtttgacggtctcaaactcaaccacattgcgcaAAAATTCAACAAGGCCGTGGACGAACTGGCGAAGATGGCAgtcggcatgggccccggtccccccgaacatcttcgccaaagacctccataagccttccatcaactatgcctcggcggtggaagagggcccaccggtcaagcccaccatagggcccgaggccccctcggtcATCGAGACCCCTGctgccgagcccgaggtcatggaaatcAACGTGGAACCTctcgaggccaaccagggcatggactggcgagtcccattccttgattgcctcgttcgaggagagcttcctatagacaggaccgaagcccgatggcttgcgcgatgagccaaaacttacgtcctcagcaacggcgagttgtacaggcgaagcccatctagcgtcctccaacggtgcatcaccaccgaggcaggccaagccctacttcgGGACTTGCATGCGGgggcctgtgggcaccatgcagcACCTCGGACCCTCATCGGAAATGCctttcgccaagggttctactggccaacggcagttgctgacgccaccaagctggtacgctcctacgaaggatgccagtactatgcgcggcagacgcacctcctggcccaagccctccaaaccatccccagtACATGGCCATTCACCATATGGgggctagacatggttgggcctctgtagaaggcccctagggggctatacccatttgctggtagcaatcgacaagttctccaagtggatcgaggctcgaccgatcactcaaatcaaattcgagcaagcggtgctattcttcactaatatcatccacaggttcggggttccaaacaccatcatcactgacaaatgggacacaattcaccagcCACAAGTTACTGACGTTCTACGACGACCATCATATCCGTGTTGTAtggttggccataggacaccctaggacaaatggccaagtagaatgtgccaacggcatgatcctacaaggcctcaagccaagaatatacaacagGTTGAAGAAATTttgcaagaaatggctcgccgaactcccgtcggtcatctggagcctgagaaacactccgagccgagccacagggttcacaccattctttttggtctatggagccgaggccatcctccccactgacttggagtacggttccccaaggctacaagcctacaacgagcaaagcaaccacactACTCGCGaggacaccctcgaccaactggaggaagcctgagacattgcgctgctacattcggccaagtaccagcaagccctatgacgctatcaagcccggcgcattcaaagccgagacctgaaggtgggtgacctggtgctgagactgaggcagaacaacaagggccgccacaaactgaccccaccatgggaagggccgtacatcatcgcccaagtgctaatgcctaggacctacaagctagccaatgagaagggcgaaaatcctcaccaatgcttggaacatagaatagctacgtcgtttctacccttaaatttccaagcattgtatacattgtttctcgaaatacattaaagaagtgttctttagttgttctaatttttcgagaaaccccccgagcccatcgatgggggatcggTGTTACGATGATGCTACAAGGGaaactcggctctgcctctgcagaggtgcccaccgcagggctcgaacaagactcggctctgcctctgcagaactgagcctcccttaggggctagaaggggggaaccCCCCCTAAGTGCCAGACACCGTTTTTTAGTCGTTCTCCAAAAAAAAATTTACACCAAACTCTCTCACTCTAACAAgttgattgtaaaaaacctaaggacagaaagtctgtctcagggccaaaaggccgactGAGCCgcaagacggcctacgcctccgggctacggcaactccctcaccaccttttgctcgaggggcagcttaggctccgaggaagttttttgcaagagatatgcaCAGAGACAagatagagggcagaggctcagaaatacagtaaaaaacgattaaaaagcatatacacacgagtactttaaaaggcctcgacggccataaGCGTCATGGTACGATAATAACCCTAATctgtttacatggcccctttatcccaggtcaaggctcaaggTCTCCAGCGTTGGCGGATggcgtgggaggaaccacctcctctttgaacagcttggccagcgccataCCAGGGGCATCGGCCACCTCCattagcttcatgacctcctcgtcggcctcctcgtcatcctcagccaagacGTAACCGTTGCTAAcggcctcgaggttgacgctggcgtagtgcgaggagacaatGGCCAGGGCATGCTTGACGCCCATGTGCAACGCTCCCCagagtcgctcgcgcacttggccgctcaacgcagtCAGgtagctcccaagggagctacccaACTCggctccagggcctcgcaggcggtacgagcGGCGCTCTGCAGCGTATTATGCTCC
The sequence above is drawn from the Miscanthus floridulus cultivar M001 chromosome 15, ASM1932011v1, whole genome shotgun sequence genome and encodes:
- the LOC136507052 gene encoding uncharacterized protein, with translation MLKKPFPYHQGPVKHTLKECTMLQRYYAKLGLPSDDAKKRDASDRDDDKDDRFPELYNAFMIFGGPSACLTGHPCYAKFMVIPNYTYLKLKMPGPNSVITIESTYEHAYDYDVEALVKAKTLIVNLDQLGSEAPDSKRRAGTFEPTEAVKLVLVDPIGSDNRVLRISATLDSK